A single region of the Granulicella aggregans genome encodes:
- the purB gene encoding adenylosuccinate lyase has translation MIARYTRPEMGRIWSDENKYRCWLRVEVAASQALAKAGMVPQEAADAIRDKGDFTVARINEIEAEVRHDVIAFTTTVAEYIGPESRWLHYGLTSTDVVDTAQALQLKEASAIIRAGIVRLGEVLKARALEFKHTPTIGRTHGVHAEPTTFGLKLLLWYSETQRNLARFDAAAEELRVGKLSGAVGTFGHLKPEHEEAICAELGLTPVAIATQVVQRDRHAAYVATLAVLVSTLDKIATEVRHLQRTEVREAEEFFSEKQKGSSAMPHKRNPIVSEQISGLARVVRGNAQTAFENVALWHERDISHSSAERVILPDSTILADYLLAKTATLIEKLMVYPARMMKNLESTGGLIFSGQLLLDLAESGMLREDAYRLVQGHAMRSWKEELVFKEEVAKDAEITGRLSPEKLARAFDYSRQLANVDAIFKRVLGA, from the coding sequence TTGATTGCACGCTATACGCGACCCGAGATGGGGCGCATCTGGTCGGATGAGAACAAGTACCGCTGCTGGTTGCGGGTTGAAGTAGCGGCGTCGCAGGCGCTGGCTAAGGCAGGTATGGTGCCGCAGGAAGCTGCGGATGCGATTCGCGACAAGGGTGACTTTACTGTGGCGCGGATCAATGAGATCGAAGCCGAGGTTCGACACGACGTCATCGCTTTCACCACCACCGTCGCAGAGTACATCGGGCCGGAGTCGCGGTGGCTGCATTATGGGTTGACCTCGACCGATGTGGTGGATACGGCGCAGGCGCTGCAGTTGAAGGAGGCTTCGGCGATCATTCGCGCGGGGATTGTGCGGCTGGGCGAGGTCCTGAAGGCGCGGGCGCTGGAGTTCAAGCACACGCCGACGATCGGACGGACGCATGGCGTCCATGCAGAGCCGACGACGTTTGGGTTGAAGCTGCTGCTCTGGTACTCGGAGACGCAGAGGAATCTGGCGCGGTTCGATGCAGCGGCGGAAGAGTTGCGGGTGGGTAAGCTGTCCGGTGCTGTTGGGACGTTCGGGCATCTGAAGCCGGAGCATGAAGAGGCGATCTGCGCGGAGCTCGGGCTGACTCCGGTGGCGATTGCTACGCAGGTGGTACAGCGTGATCGTCATGCGGCTTATGTGGCTACGCTGGCTGTGCTAGTGTCGACGCTGGATAAGATTGCCACCGAGGTTCGGCATCTACAGCGGACAGAGGTACGTGAGGCGGAGGAGTTCTTCTCCGAGAAACAGAAGGGTTCAAGCGCGATGCCGCACAAGCGCAACCCCATCGTGAGCGAGCAGATCAGTGGGCTGGCCCGGGTGGTGCGTGGGAATGCGCAGACGGCGTTTGAGAATGTGGCGCTGTGGCATGAGCGGGACATCTCGCACTCGTCGGCGGAGCGGGTGATTTTGCCGGACTCGACGATACTGGCGGATTATCTGCTGGCGAAGACGGCGACGCTGATTGAAAAGCTGATGGTGTATCCGGCGCGGATGATGAAGAACCTGGAGTCGACGGGTGGGTTGATCTTTTCGGGGCAGTTGCTGTTGGACCTGGCAGAGTCGGGGATGTTGCGCGAGGATGCGTACCGGTTGGTGCAGGGACATGCGATGCGATCTTGGAAGGAAGAGCTTGTGTTCAAAGAGGAGGTGGCGAAGGACGCGGAGATTACGGGTCGGTTGAGCCCGGAGAAGCTGGCTCGGGCGTTCGATTATTCGCGGCAACTGGCGAATGTGGATGCGATCTTCAAGAGAGTGCTGGGAGCCTGA
- a CDS encoding YkgJ family cysteine cluster protein — translation MNDELIHIVTAAMADATVRSGDWLKCRPGCSQCCVGVFPIRWQDADRLRDGLIALGEVDPERAARVRARTASALERLDPWFPGDVATGVLGESYEEAILFEEFANNEPCPALDLDHGTCDLYESRPILCRTFGPPMRTEEDNLATCELCYIEARTEEIERCELDPAIPRLEEESNAAYEAATGKRGETLVAYALRGA, via the coding sequence ATGAATGATGAGTTGATCCACATCGTAACGGCCGCGATGGCGGATGCTACCGTGCGGAGTGGCGACTGGCTGAAGTGCCGCCCCGGTTGTTCACAGTGTTGCGTGGGCGTGTTTCCGATTCGGTGGCAGGATGCGGATCGGTTGCGCGATGGGTTGATTGCGTTGGGCGAGGTCGATCCGGAGCGGGCGGCGCGGGTGAGGGCGCGGACGGCTTCGGCGTTGGAAAGGCTTGATCCTTGGTTTCCGGGCGATGTAGCTACCGGCGTTCTCGGCGAGTCCTATGAGGAGGCGATACTGTTCGAGGAGTTTGCGAACAATGAGCCTTGTCCGGCGCTTGATCTGGACCACGGCACCTGCGATCTGTATGAGTCGCGACCGATCCTTTGCCGGACGTTTGGGCCTCCGATGCGTACCGAGGAAGACAATCTGGCGACGTGCGAGCTTTGCTATATCGAGGCGAGGACGGAGGAGATTGAGCGATGTGAGCTTGATCCGGCGATTCCTCGATTGGAAGAAGAGAGCAATGCGGCTTACGAGGCAGCTACGGGCAAACGAGGCGAAACGCTGGTGGCGTACGCACTGCGTGGGGCTTGA
- a CDS encoding UbiX family flavin prenyltransferase, protein MKLKNLTLGITGASGAIFAVELLKMLEADERVGKVNLVASDSALRVMAEEMEIAGRNDLVERILGATSTKIQHHVDANIGANIASGSYPSDGMIVLPCSMGTLAGIANGLADSLIERAADVCLKERRPLVLCVRETPFNRIHLRNMQLASDAGATIFPVMPTLYNKPQSTAEMAVQFVQRVLAHIGLPQPRAYQWQADETV, encoded by the coding sequence ATGAAGTTGAAGAATCTGACGCTGGGGATCACTGGCGCTAGCGGTGCGATCTTTGCGGTCGAGTTGTTGAAGATGCTCGAGGCGGATGAGCGGGTGGGCAAGGTGAATCTTGTCGCTTCGGATAGTGCGCTGCGAGTAATGGCGGAAGAGATGGAGATCGCGGGACGGAACGATCTGGTGGAGCGGATTCTGGGTGCGACTTCGACGAAGATTCAGCACCATGTGGATGCGAATATCGGGGCGAATATCGCGAGCGGGAGCTATCCGTCGGATGGAATGATTGTGCTTCCCTGCTCCATGGGGACGCTGGCGGGGATTGCGAATGGGCTGGCGGACAGTTTGATTGAACGGGCGGCGGATGTGTGCCTCAAGGAGCGGCGGCCGTTGGTGCTGTGCGTCCGGGAGACTCCATTCAACCGTATCCATCTGCGGAATATGCAGTTGGCGTCGGATGCGGGAGCGACGATCTTTCCGGTGATGCCAACGCTCTACAACAAGCCGCAAAGCACGGCCGAGATGGCGGTGCAGTTTGTGCAGCGGGTGCTGGCGCACATCGGGCTGCCACAGCCGAGAGCTTATCAGTGGCAGGCGGACGAGACGGTTTGA
- a CDS encoding alpha/beta fold hydrolase, whose protein sequence is MKVLLRLSGVILLLVLALAVAFYLHPVWFNDEHTRFGLWHHGVQSKYIEADGYRVHYFEAKPASGLGIPIVLIHGLGSRGEDWAAVIPQFAANGFHVYVPDLLGYGRTDHPDVDYSISLQAKFIADFMKAIGVPNADVVGWSMGGWVAAKLTLDHPELVDRLVLFDSAGIYFGSFDTDLFTPTDTAGLARLNAMLQPDPPKIPDFAARDALRGLESNYWVIRRTVSSMTSGRDLLDFRLQALRKPTLIVWGGKDTLIPPSVGESMHHLIAGSSFAVAEGCGHLAPVQCAPVVFPVTLNFLKSDPPWHSVEKTLPGN, encoded by the coding sequence GTGAAGGTCCTGCTTCGACTGTCCGGAGTCATTCTGCTGCTGGTGCTCGCGCTCGCGGTCGCCTTCTATCTGCATCCTGTCTGGTTCAACGATGAGCACACCCGCTTCGGCCTATGGCATCATGGCGTGCAAAGCAAATACATCGAGGCGGACGGCTATCGTGTCCACTACTTCGAAGCGAAGCCTGCAAGCGGCCTCGGTATCCCCATCGTCCTGATTCATGGTCTCGGATCACGCGGCGAGGACTGGGCCGCTGTCATCCCGCAGTTCGCGGCTAACGGCTTTCACGTCTACGTTCCAGACCTTCTCGGGTATGGTCGCACCGACCACCCCGACGTCGACTACTCCATCTCGCTCCAGGCAAAGTTCATCGCTGACTTTATGAAGGCGATCGGCGTGCCAAACGCGGACGTTGTGGGTTGGTCCATGGGAGGCTGGGTCGCCGCCAAACTCACCCTCGACCATCCCGAACTCGTAGACCGCCTGGTCCTCTTCGACAGTGCCGGCATCTACTTCGGCTCCTTCGACACGGACCTCTTCACACCAACGGACACCGCCGGTCTCGCGAGACTGAACGCTATGCTCCAACCTGATCCGCCAAAGATCCCAGACTTCGCCGCAAGGGACGCGCTTCGCGGCCTCGAATCAAACTACTGGGTCATCCGCCGCACAGTCAGCTCCATGACCAGTGGCCGCGATCTCCTCGACTTTCGTCTACAAGCTCTGCGCAAGCCAACCTTGATCGTCTGGGGAGGCAAGGACACGCTCATCCCGCCCAGCGTCGGCGAATCCATGCACCATCTCATCGCAGGATCTTCGTTCGCTGTAGCCGAAGGCTGCGGCCATCTTGCCCCGGTGCAGTGCGCCCCTGTTGTCTTTCCAGTAACGCTGAACTTCCTCAAATCCGACCCGCCCTGGCACTCCGTTGAGAAGACTCTACCCGGCAATTAG
- a CDS encoding nitroreductase family protein has product MEKPLSQAIAGRRATPSFDGRPIPAGDIKKILEAGLAAPSGYNLQPWRFVVVQSPEQKKRLRAASYNQAKVEEASAVIVACGDSDGWRKDLDLMLQQGREGGMPESYAEQAKISVPTYFSSFSSEKMHSWLNKHVMLAYAFMMLTAESLGYDTAPMEGFEEEKVRETLRLPLSYRVIALLALGHLKGAEKFDGGRFNIAHTVFGEEFGKPLKV; this is encoded by the coding sequence ATGGAAAAGCCACTCTCTCAGGCGATCGCCGGACGTCGTGCCACTCCGAGCTTTGACGGCCGCCCGATCCCTGCCGGTGACATCAAAAAGATCCTCGAGGCAGGACTTGCGGCCCCCAGCGGATACAATCTGCAGCCCTGGCGATTTGTCGTCGTCCAGTCGCCGGAGCAGAAGAAGCGCCTCCGCGCCGCCAGCTACAACCAGGCAAAGGTCGAAGAGGCGTCCGCCGTCATCGTCGCCTGTGGCGACTCCGACGGTTGGCGCAAGGACCTTGACCTGATGCTCCAACAGGGCCGCGAAGGTGGCATGCCTGAGAGTTACGCGGAACAGGCGAAGATCAGCGTCCCAACCTACTTCTCCAGCTTCTCCAGCGAGAAGATGCACTCTTGGCTAAATAAGCACGTCATGCTCGCCTACGCCTTCATGATGCTCACCGCCGAAAGTCTTGGCTACGACACCGCTCCCATGGAAGGCTTTGAAGAGGAGAAGGTCCGCGAGACGCTTCGGTTGCCACTCAGCTATCGCGTCATCGCCCTCCTTGCCCTAGGCCATCTGAAGGGGGCCGAAAAGTTTGACGGAGGCCGCTTCAACATCGCCCACACCGTCTTTGGAGAAGAGTTTGGCAAGCCGCTAAAAGTCTAA